The following proteins are encoded in a genomic region of Necator americanus strain Aroian chromosome II, whole genome shotgun sequence:
- a CDS encoding hypothetical protein (NECATOR_CHRII.G4342.T1), protein MTPPLGRVTESESVTVERIARRRESLAKKVPTRTWEANVFHTRGEMMHNATYAMIGTSRAKLLDTQSINIFINCFWTPSSSISVGVPREFRVGSAEAETGDGNQRAIVVRLLLKSDGIRLQGETNLVFLLLIWLGIFECSAIRHSLGFPCPKKLVPLTSETSKINFLKGHTL, encoded by the coding sequence ATGACACCTCCACTAGGAAGAGTCACCGAAAGCGAAAGCGTTACGGTTGAAAGAATAGCAAGAAGACGAGAATCGCTTGCGAAGAAAGTGCCAACAAGGACATGGGAGGCGAATGTGTTCCACACACGAGGTGAAATGATGCACAACGCTACTTATGCGATGATCGGAACCAGCCGCGCGAAGCTTTTAGACACTCAGTCGATCAACATTTTCATTAACTGTTTCTGGACTCCATCGTCATCGATCAGCGTTGGAGTGCCGAGGGAGTTTCGGGTGGGTAGCGCCGAGGCAGAGACCGGCGACGGCAACCAACGTGCCATCGTCGTGCGATTGTTGCTGAAGAGCGACGGAATCAGGTTGCAGGGGGAGACGAACTTGGTTTTCTTGCTCCTAATCTGGCTTGGCATTTTCGAATGTTCCGCCATTCGTCATTCTTTGGGATTTCCATGCCCGAAAAAGCTGGTTCCATTGACTAGTGAAACTAGCAAAATTAACTTCTTGAAAGGGCATACGCTTTGA
- a CDS encoding hypothetical protein (NECATOR_CHRII.G4343.T1), translated as MAVLRLLTLVAVLVSLSEAQLEAAFQDESNFENIDKSEEKIVQTRAIAPSESEAQQSDGKFRLYVGTINGVRREIFNEVEGEGMHEPDNIPNPADPWGAYDDNNIIETEDEKNLFVPKPYRPGAKTSTTTTTTQSPTITQPPTTIRTIPFVQTTPPTRQTIAPAVQPTFGRQPIPQTVPRVNIVTTAPPRQPVQSFTPAPAPIQPQFPQQPRPALPPQPPQPQTFRPRTRRPPVRPPTQAPFQQPHQQFNNQQQQSFRTPAPFVPQQNFQQPQRPFNAQPHFPTQSPLPTQAPFQSQQQFRSQQPFHAGQPTTPAPQLPFATQQNLRTGVCPLSIFYISTPINGPTRLSFTHFAIAVTVDQCARTCHEFNCAIAHYNPTNGHCEFNPSTAFAIRNGQCPAWPSLHYRNNVVASEPVRIFCVTCQRPRRRPNRQRINGFRQRNQDVRQGATVKRGTSRSLRRIRRPSSTFSNTPVIHGVLVRQPKAIALGVSQLTLSAPVEEKQREVVGVSPIQFEDGGEETLMEQRSSAGKSKVFGTSSSRRTVSSAEQNLQTLEKQ; from the exons ATGGCCGTTTTACGGTTACTAACGCTAGTAGCAGTGTTAGTGTCGCTGTCAGAAGCCCAACTTGAGGCCGCATTCCAAGACGAGAGCAATTTCGAGAACATCGACAAATCCGAAGAGAAAAT TGTTCAAACACGAGCTATTGCCCCTTCCGAAAGCGAGGCTCAGCAAAGTGACGGGAAATTCAGACTAT aTGTCGGTACGATTAATGGCGTTCGAAGGGAGATTTTCAATGAGGTGGAAGGCGAAGGCATGCACGAAC CCGACAACATACCGAATCCCGCGGATCCTTGGGGCGCCTATGACGACAACAACATCATAGAAACCGAAGATG agaaaaacCTCTTCGTTCCAAAACCATATCGTCCTGGTGCTAAAACgtcgacaacaacaacaacaactcaaAG TCCGACCATCACGCAACCGCCAACAACCATACGTACGATTCCTTTCGTGCAAACCACGCCGCCAACGCGTCAGACGATTGC ACCAGCAGTGCAGCCCACATTCGGACGTCAGCCAATTCCACAAACGGTTCCACGAGTAAACATCGTTACGACGGCACCACCACGACAACCAGTTCAGTCGTTCAC CCCTGCTCCTGCTCCAATCCAACCCCAATTCCCCCAACAACCCCGACCAGCTCTACCTCCTCAACCACCTCAACCCCAGACGTTCAGACCCAGAACAAG GCGTCCACCCGTCCGACCGCCCACACAGGCTCCTTTCCAACAGCCTCATCAACAATTCaacaatcaacaacaacagtCCTTCCGTACTCCAGCACCGTTCGTTCCGCAACAAAACTTCCAGCAGCCACAACGTCCTTTCAACGCACAACCTCATTTTCCAACCCAATCACCTTTGCCAACACAAGCGCCATTCCAATCCCAACAACAGTTCCGTTCACAACAACCATTCCATGCTGGACAACCGACAACGCCTGCTCCTCAGCTTCCATTCGCCACACAACAGAATCTGCGAACTGGAG TTTGCCCTCTTTCCATCTTCTACATTTCAACGCCTATCAACGGACCTACCAGATTGTCATTCACCCACTTTGCTATCGCTGTCACTGTGGATCAGTGTGCACGGACATGTCATGAATTCAATTGTGCG ATAGCACATTACAACCCAACAAATGGTCACTGTGAATTCAATCCTTCGACCGCGTTCGCCATTAGAAATGGACAATGCCCAGCTTGGCCCAGTCTACATTACAG GAATAATGTCGTTGCCAGCGAACCTGTGCGAATCTTCTGCGTCACATGTCAGCGACCTCGACGACGACCAAATCGACAGAGAATTAACGGATTCAG ACAACGAAATCAAGATGTTCGACAAGGCGCCACTGTGAAAAGAGGGACCTCTCGAAGCTTGAGGAGGATAAGAAGGCCATCGAGCAc CTTCTCGAACACTCCCGTCATTCACGGTGTACTCGTAAGGCAACCGAAAGCTATCGCACTCGGCGTCTCTCAACTAACACTAAGTGCTCCCGTTGAAGAAAAG CAACGTGAGGTAGTTGGCGTCTCGCCGATTCAGTTCGAAGACGGAGGCGAAGAGACGTTGATGGAGCAGAGGAGTTCCGCCGGTAAAAGCAAA GTATTTGGGACGAGTTCAAGTCGCCGAACTGTGTCCTCAGCTGAACAGAACCTCCAAACattagaaaaacaataa
- a CDS encoding hypothetical protein (NECATOR_CHRII.G4344.T1), producing the protein MDLLDNITSMMTHTGNERFGKPKPKAEVKKEPADGPTTTAASTSSFRIPKKKPGGTQPNGITSQSPLNRTALNTINKLESGDRSRSSLDSGDRSRGSSRVEMDYKSGVREVFKAEPRDNYGGRAFKQEYKPSFGAGTSGEFVIPRKVDIEMNGLQLNLSAAPEFVNRYHITITKILRNKEKDATKGPKEDLPTQHRRRALFSVFKQLVKSNPEAFGEDRYKHVYDLGNTFYSVGCNITQADGDRVFRIPAEDIGSEFSRNFLSKGGLKELVFTVQWTGQVYIKGPKLNQDDGTRREAARFFDVLTSQILFHGDHYIFANKFFEKQYEFDVRLGEGKCVKSGFEKNVRFLGDSDESAVPILQIDTKKSPFYSEQSVLDFVREITGRNPEDALSQKSLRKKVAKELRDLVVTTTHMKNNRYLYVHGVVDNNARNQFFETDMGEISVEQYFFQQYKFELRYPLLPLVAERKGASGLSFYPLEVLKIERGQRVDNKKLAGQLTDKMIKHARMLPPEMREHNRRMLENGRLKDDENAYLYAFGVEAANNFVTCEAKVLSAPEIKYKSDSLQPDRSGPMLSWRLNQRTQFVRPATVDSVSIAVFDKAVMDQQALHFFEALSRAGRARGMTIPNNCAKVVQLPSEVDEIIEEHFRSCAGRVSMILCITRIKKDDVHDTIKMLEAKHGVVTQHVSKDTALACINGGKTLENVLLKFNLKNKGLNHSVGAPRQALSSGTTQKDINGKLFQGKMFVGFELSHAGAQSLYDRQNTTAVKEPTVIGFSYSVGEPTDYSGFWWYQQPRLHRIQYINKHFVRAFMDYHKMNKRLPTEVFVYRSGTSEGEFAEVAEEANEIRSVADKMKDFNNGRPYLPKITVIVAQTNSNYRIMPASLPPTNGGRQSARDLNVPSGTCADTAIVHPRFREFILTSQQANIGTSRPTRYTIVAEDKPQISVDVAEHLTHFLCHGHQQSTLPTHVPAVLYAAENLAKRGRAAWKSSINENCDGASSSYSQRISLRDGETPEDFYNRFTLDLMNSLPNHYFA; encoded by the exons aaagaaCCCGCAGATGGACCAACAACTACTGCAGCATCGACGTCGTCTTTCAGGATACCTAAAAAGAAACCGGGTGGCACACAACCTAATGGAATAACATCGCAATCTCCACTCAATAGAACGGCACTGAACACCATCAACAAGCTGGAGTCGGGAGATCGTTCGCGCAGTTCGCTAGATTCGGGAGACCGTTCACGTGGTTCATCTCGCGTAGAAATGGACTATAAAAGTGGTGTTAGAGAAG TTTTCAAAGCCGAACCAAGAGACAATTACGGTGGAAGAGCGTTCAAGCAAGAATACAAGCCATCATTTGGAGCTGGAA catCTGGCGAATTCGTGATTCCTCGGAAAGTGGATATTGAAATGAACGGACTTCAGCTAAATCTAAGCGCTGCGCCAGAGTTTGTTAATCGTTATCACATAACCATAACAAAGATCCTGCGGAACAAAGAAAAGGACGCCACTAAAGGTCCCAAGGAGGA TCTGCCGACTCAGCACCGTCGTCGTGCGTTGTTTTCTGTCTTCAAACAGCTGGTGAAGTCTAACCCAGAGGCGTTCGGAGAGGATCGCTACAAGCACGTTTACGATCTTGGAAACACCTTCTACTCTGTTGGCTGTAACATTACTCAAGCGGATGGTGATCGCGTCTTCAGGATTCCTGCG GAGGATATCGGCAGTGAATTCAGTCGGAATTTCTTATCAAAAGGTGGCCTGAAAGAGTTGGTTTTTACGGTGCAGTGGACTGGACAA GTATACATAAAAGGCCCAAAGCTGAATCAAGATGACGGAACGAGGCGTGAGGCAGCGCGATTCTTTGATGTTTTGACCAGCCAAATTTTGTTTCATGG GGATCATTACATCTTTGCGAacaaatttttcgagaaacaaTATGAATTTGATGTTCGTTTGGGCGAGGGTAAATGTGTCAAGAGCGGCTTTGAGAAGAACGTTCG ATTTCTTGGTGACAGCGATGAATCTGCGGTTCCCATACTCCAAATCGACA CAAAGAAATCCCCATTCTACAGTGAACAGTCTGTGCTGGACTTCGTTCGCGAAATTACCGGACGCAATCCGGAGGATGCACTAAGTCAGAAGTCACTGAGAAAGAAGGTAGCCAAAGAACTTAGAG ATCTTGTTGTAACTACAACTCATATGAAGAATAACAGATACTTGTACGTCCACGGTGTGGTCGACAATAATGCCAGAAA TCAGTTCTTCGAGACCGATATGGGGGAAATATCAGTAGAACAGTACTTCTTCCAACAATACAAGTTCGAATTACGTTATCCATTGCTGCCATTGGTTGCTGAACGTAAAGGAGCGAGTGGATTAAGTTTCTATCCTCTGGAAGTTCTGAAAATCGAGCGGGGTCAGCGTGTAGATAACAAAAAGCTTGCTGGACAACTT ACTGACAAAATGATAAAACATGCTCGTATGcttccacctgaaatgcgcGAGCACAACAGACGCATGTTGGAAAATGGACGCTTGAAGGACGATGAGAATGCATACCTTTATGCTTTTGGT GTCGAAGCCGCCAACAATTTCGTTACTTGCGAAGCTAAGGTTCTAAGCGCACCAGAGATTAAGTATAAATCAGA TTCTCTTCAACCTGATCGAAGTGGACCAATGTTGTCCTGGCGTTTGAACCAAAGAACCCAGTTTGTTCGTCCAGCAACAGTGGATTCGGTTTCCATAGCGGTATTTGACAAAGCAGTGATGGATCAACAAGCACT TCACTTTTTTGAAGCGCTGTCACGTGCCGGCCGTGCTCGTGGTATGACTATCCCTAATAATTGCGCCAAAGTTGTACAATTACCGTCTGAAGTTGACGAAATCATTGAAGAACATTTCAG ATCTTGTGCTGGAAGAGTGTCGATGATCTTGTGTATCACGAGGATAAAGAAGGATGATGTGCACG ACACTATAAAAATGCTAGAGGCAAAGCATGGCGTAGTCACTCAGCATGTAAGCAAAGACACTGCTTTAGCTTGCATAAATGGTGGAAAG ACTCTCGAGAATGTTCTGCTGAAGTTCAACCTCAAAAATAAAGGTCTTAACCACTCAGTAGGTGCGCCGAGACAAGCCCTTAGCAGCGGCACTACTCAAAAAGATAT aaatggaaAGTTGTTCCAAGGAAAGATGTTCGTTGGGTTCGAACTATCTCATGCAGGCGCACAGTCCCTATACGATCGTCAGAATACTACAGCAGTGAAGGAGCCTACAGTAATTGGA TTCTCATATTCCGTGGGGGAGCCGACGGATTACAGTGGATTTTGGTGGTACCAACAGCCACGGCTTCATAGGATTCA GTAcattaataaacattttgtccgGGCGTTCATGGACTACcacaaaatgaacaaaagacTACCAACAGAAGTTTTTGTGTACAGATCAGGTACAAGCGAAGGAGAGTTTGCTGAG GTGGCTGAGGAAGCTAATGAAATTCGCTCTGTTGCGGACAAAATGAAAGATTTCAACAATGGTAGGCCGTACCTCCCAAAAATAACTGTTATTGTAGCGCAAACTAACAGTAACTATAG AATTATGCCTGCGTCACTGCCACCAACCAATGGAGGACGTCAAAGTGCTCGGGATCTCAACGTCCCTTCTGGAACCTGTGCGGATACAGCTATCGTTCATCCACGATTCCGGGAGTTTATACTGACATCTCAACAAGCAAACATT ggTACGTCAAGGCCAACTAGATATACAATTGTTGCTGAAGACAAACCCCAAATATCAGTGGATGTAGCAGAGCATCTCACACATTTTCTTTGTCATGGCCATCAA CAATCAACGCTTCCGACGCATGTGCCAGCAGTTCTTTACGCTGCAGAAAATTTGGCGAAACGAGGAAGAGCTGCATGGAAGAGCTCAAT CAATGAGAACTGTGATGGTGCTTCGTCATCGTATTCACAACGTATTTCACTTCGTGACGGAGAAACACCTGAGGATTTTTATAACAGATTCACTCTGGATCTAATGAATTCACTTCCTAACCATTATTTTGCTTGA